In Papaver somniferum cultivar HN1 chromosome 1, ASM357369v1, whole genome shotgun sequence, a genomic segment contains:
- the LOC113360862 gene encoding 26S proteasome regulatory subunit 6A homolog, with the protein MSGILHLLETKHGHVKTMAWLIEKILDLLPEEDEEQDGANVDLNSQRNVLSIVVKISTCQTIFLPVPGLVDPTELKPSDLEVDEKPTEDYNDIGGLELQIQGLKEAIFLPITHADRFKKIGIRPPKVVLLYRPPRTGMTLMARACAAETNATFLKLAVYFIVTYFMEDIADVYRPLRKLIIPMFWTLLSCDQSVWIVKLSSLMLLKKREPDSLVDI; encoded by the exons ATGTCGGGAATATTGCATCTCCTGGAG ACGAAACACGGTCACGTGAAAACAATGGCATGGCTAATTGAGAAG ATCTTGGACTTGCTCCCAGAGGAAGACGAGGAGCAAGATGGTGCCAATGTTGACTTGAATTCGCAAAGGAATGTGTTGTCTATCGTTGTAAAAATATCCACTTGTCAG ACAATCTTTCTGCCTGTACCTGGacttgttgatccaactgaattAAAACCTAGCGATCTG GAGGTTGACGAAAAACCAACAGAAGACTACAATGATATTGGGGGCCTTGAACTACAG ATTCAAGGACTTAAAGAGGCAATTTTTTTGCCAATTACTCACGCAGACAGGTTTAAGAAAATAGGAATCAGACCACCCAAAGTAGTTCTATTATACAGACCTCCTAGAACAGGCATGACACTGATGGCACGTGCATGTGCAGCAGAAACCAATGCAACTTTCTTGAAGCTAGCAGTTTATTTCATTGTCACCTATTTTATGGAAGATATTGCTGATGTATACAGGCCATTGCGGAAACTAATCATACCGATGTTTTGGACCCTGCTCTCGtgcgatcagtctgtttggattgTAAAATTGAGTTCCCTCATGCTACTGAAGAAGCGAGAGCCAGATTCGTTAGTTGATATTTGA